In one window of Mytilus trossulus isolate FHL-02 chromosome 7, PNRI_Mtr1.1.1.hap1, whole genome shotgun sequence DNA:
- the LOC134724790 gene encoding uncharacterized protein LOC134724790, which translates to MTPRKIGKNICTVCKIVDLPNGSTWRHINSDAGLKKNLSTLLLKYGEIDVLEGVVCRNCERKLLSLDKQVSEFRSKCNEKLDLVGGKRCMSEHLSKATKRRSESIEVRAKTELFPNTPDSGIEDKENDSSVLNVIPTTPRLSFSNSSDSGYVTLLTPILPKPSFQSYTCSTTPGTIGKADNNKSTVQSKCITSNPKPENRGSEFKLNKKHDDELPLQEHNYASSASEKFNRKKACSRKKKKPSQSSLKTTENNDLHKKLFEQPEICDVLSSEEFSTVISVLPTRSRKTLVNTILQFAEIKTLVKEELLSELSKEHKILKNRKHGKISTLMTKDFEDLKQFTWDSIVNEAVTEFPLLVDVLLAFLVPDSLEHKTKVERVASLTPRIGFLYSVLAQGRNHELSKVQRVISINLFDNLCDQKGLNACMKIEVLFIQA; encoded by the exons ATGACTCCTCGTAAAATTGGAAAGAATATATGTACTGTATGCAAGATTGTTGATTTACCAAATGGATCGACTTGGAGACACATAAATTCTGATGCAGGTCTTAAGAAAAATTTGTCAACATTGCTTCTGAAATACGGCGAAATAGATGTTTTAGAAGGTGTCGTTTGTAGAAACTGTGAAAGAAAACTACTAAGTTTAGACAAACAAGTTTCAGAATTTAGGTCAAAATGCAATGAAAAGTTAGATTTAGTAGGTGGTAAACGTTGTATGTCAGAACATTTATCTAAGGCAACAAAAAGACGGAGTGAGTCGATAGAAGTAAGAGCGAAAACTGAACTTTTCCCAAATACTCCAGATAGTGGAATAGAGGATAAAGAAAATGACAGTTCTGTGCTGAATGTTATCCCAACAACTCCTAGGCTGAGTTTTTCTAACTCTTCAGATTCTGGATATGTTACATTATTAACACCTATTCTTCCAAAACCAAGTTTCCAGagttatacatgtagtacaacCCCTGGCACTATAGGCAAAGCAGACAACAACAAAAGTACAGTGCAAAGTAAATG TATAACATCAAATCCAAAACCAGAAAACAGAGGTTcagaatttaaattaaacaaaaaacatgatgaTGAGTTGCCACTTCAAGAGCACAACTATGCAAGCAGTGCTTCAGAGAAATTCAACAGAAAGAAAGCATGTtccagaaagaaaaaaaaaccttctcaATCATCGttgaaaacaacagaaaataacGATTTACACAAGAAATTATTTGAACAACCAGAAATTTGTGACGTTTTGTCTTCTGAGGAATTCTCAACTGTTATTTCTGTTTTGCCAACAAGATCACGGAAAACTTTGGTCAACACCATATTACAATTTGCTGAAATTAAAACTCTTGTGAAAGAAGAACTGTTATCTGAGTTGTCAAAAGaacacaaaatattgaaaaacagaAAGCATGGAAAAATAAGTACATTAATGACAAAGGATTTTGAAGACTTAAAACAGTTTACTTGGGACAGTATTGTAAATGAGGCAGTGACAGAATTCCCTCTTCTTGTTGATGTTTTGCTGGCATTTTTAGTCCCTGACAGTTTGGAACacaagacaaaagtagaacGAGTTGCATCTCTAACTCCAAGAATTGGTTTTTTGTATTCCGTTCTTGCACAGGGCAGAAATCATGAACTGAGTAAGGTGCAGAGAGTTATAAGCATCAACCTGTTTGACAACCTGTGTGATCAAAAG GGACTGAATGCATGTATgaaaattgaagttttattcATTCAAGCCTGA
- the LOC134726259 gene encoding uncharacterized protein LOC134726259: protein MSNTRLIHCNTEVFDRLQPIGVCLSYGHGLTILDKFSGNFNSAVIDALKDEKRIRLVGDNINWKTNVHDERQDNHGKMHHAFGSAVIVQTLSFDNISRIKPQKLFYEVDHQLFLPSSEDWKHIKEEYAIHMLHVAFKHIPYFKIFEKLITKQIVGKFSEQLKKKNKVVPLPVLHLNEQKYDDVVQIMDYYENFLSDTYEKAGLDFNNNTHVHCGGDQLTRERYSGAKRLRSGAATPSNRFEHLSPITFELFHMQMNYFKLIFKRLYSEEGLQEQGTLKCEANRVLRTSLNPNVNDHFDADKDFIVSFTDSYIVEAITHFFYMESLFSAPRKNVLPDNVCTEDQKKEWVMDMFQKIVEKYVWDKENKHNQEDNVEVDGVVIPIQLSNGKRRSYVIKKAQKSQTQQEDKVKSYGHLCLELGLQFKAILDLCKLPDRDRGLRLLKVCTIHFKANNNLSKYAYEILRLLVHQLCILSEQEAHEEFYGLFVNTKGKIDSHIPCDLQMEYIVKSVKRNIKHMFSNKTDKNITTRTSALPAIKDIAENFDKTSGVIIRCKKHSSIDAIKDELDIIFDLQNVNPFTFTAGRSHDSFKTISSRMDKLLDVHHFHSWIETNVYKHATELGN, encoded by the exons ATGTCGAACACAAGATTAATACACTGTAATACAGAA GTATTTGACAGATTGCAACCTATAGGTGTCTGTTTGAGCTATGGTCATGGTTTGACCATATTGGACAAATTTTCTGGAAATTTCAACTCTGCTGTCATTGATGCTCTGAAAGATGAGAAAAGGATTCGCTTGGTAGGAGACAACATCAATTGGAAGACAAATGTACACGACGAGAGGCAAGACAACCATGGTAAAATGCATCATGCTTTTGGATCTGCTGTGATTGTTCAGACCCTATCTTTTGACAATATAAGCAGAATTAAACCTCAAAAACTTTTCTATGAAGTAGACCACCAGCTTTTCCTTCCTTCGTCGGAAGATTGGAAGCATATCAAGGAGGAATATGCCATACATATGCTTCATGTTGCCTTCAAACATATTCCCtactttaaaatttttgaaaaattaataacaaaacagATTGTTGGTAAATTTAGTGAgcaattgaagaagaaaaacaaggTTGTTCCTTTACCCGTGCTGCATTTAAATGAACAGAAATATGATGATGTTGTTCAGATTATGGACTATTACGAAAATTTTCTAAGTGACACTTATGAAAAAGCTGGATTGGACTTTAACAACAATACACACGTTCATTGCGGGGGTGACCAGTTGACGCGTGAGCGGTATTCTGGAGCAAAAAGATTAAGATCAGGAGCTGCTACACCATCCAATAGATTTGAACATTTATCCCCAATAACTTTCGAATTATTTCACATGCAAATGAactattttaaattgatattcaaaCGTTTGTATAGCGAAGAAGGACTTCAGGAACAAGGCACCCTAAAATGTGAGGCAAATAGGGTTCTAAGAACAAGTTTGAATCCAAATGTAAATGACCATTTTGATGCAGATAAGGACTTTATCGTGTCATTCACAGATTCCTATATTGTTGAGGCCAttacccattttttttatatggaaagTCTTTTTTCTGCACCAAGAAAAAATGTATTGCCTGACAATGTCTGTACAGAGGATCAAAAGAAGGAATGGGTGATGGATATGTTccaaaaaattgttgaaaagtaTGTGTGGGATAAGGAGAATAAACATAACCAAGAGGATAATGTTGAAG tTGATGGTGTTGTCATTCCAATTCAACTGAGTAATGGAAAGAGACGGTCCTATGTTATTAAAAAGGCACAGAAATCACAAACACAACAAGAAGACAAAGTAAAAAGTTATGGACATTTATGTCTTGAACTTGGGTTACAGTTCAAGGCAATACTGGATCTTTGCAAACTGCCAGATAGGGATCGTGGTCTACGACTTTTGAAAGTTTGCACGATACATTTCAAGGCAAACAACAACTTGTCAAAGTATGCTTATGAAATTTTAAGACTATTGGTCCATCAGTTGTGCATATTGTCAGAGCAGGAGGCACATGAAGAGTTTTATGGACTCTTCGTTAACACTAAAGGGAAAATAGACAGCCATATACCATGTGATTTACAAATGGAATACATTGTGAAGTCCGTAAAACGTAATATCAAACACATGTTTTCAAACAAGACTGATAAAAACATAACAACAAGAACAAGTGCTCTTCCAGCAATAAAGGATATAGctgaaaattttgacaaaacttCAGGAGTAATCATCCGTTGTAAAAAACATTCCAGTATTGATGCCATCAAGGATGAATTGGACATAATATTCGACCTGCAAAATGTTAATCCTTTCACTTTTACAGCAGGCAGATCTCATGactcatttaaaacaatttctagTAGAATGGACAAGCTCTTGGATGTGCATCATTTTCATTCTTGGATAGAAACCAATGTATACAAACATGCTACTGAACTCGGAAATTAA
- the LOC134724791 gene encoding putative ATP-dependent DNA helicase Q1: MDDFEKKIRLVNEIKLVLATINKLRGTEFRILKPAQFLCIREALIRDTLAVLPTGYGKSLIFETLPYFRNSSILVISPLNSIIEEQLVRYGDKAVHLNSDIVRCLKTGVLSENCQADIEKLKSCNFSYILGHPEQFIDKAVFGLFKSEKWQSKISHIVVDEAHCVVQWGHGFREKFTELVKLRSMFPNAKILALTATATTKMQNEIRKQLGMKSALTVQSSMDRPNIKLTLVKRPAGCGGKNTVQQSYDFIYQPLIDELRADKSRFDRTIVYSKINWCGYGYEEVVRPLKNGDKEDNIEKCVAQFHSPCTSEMKSKVLSDMASPGSHLKLLFATEAFSMGTDSPNVRRVIHAGVPKTLEIYIQEIGRAGRDGKSSTAILYYNKSDISQAVPGMTDGMRDYCNSKTCRRAYLCEHFGCEFSEMIFKHECCDLCEMECTCNQCSETNTEIPSEMEQTDSTIDVPLSATDVGLKGSILATVIDYFESENDCLNMPNAAIYTGLTKELANLISENYQAYISGTIILKQYPKIGPEIAENISIIVQSIVLNNSNY, from the exons ATGGACgactttgaaaagaaaataagactcgtgaatgaaataaagttaGTTTTGGCGACCATCAACAAATTAAGGGGCACTGAATTTCGAATTTTGAAACCAGCTCAGTTTCTGTGTATCAGAGAAGCGTTGATTCGGGACACATTAGCCGTTCTACCTACAGGATATGGAAAATCATTAATATTTGAGACACTGCCGTATTTCAGAAATTCATCTATTCTGGTAATTTCTCCGCTGAATTCTATCATAGAGGAACAGTTAGTTCGCTATGGAGATAAAGCTGTACATTTGAACTCAGATATTGTACGTTGCTTAAAAACTGGTGTATTATCTGAGAACTGTCAAGCTGacattgaaaaattgaaaagttgCAATTTTTCTTACATCTTGGGTCACCCAGAACAGTTTATTGACAAAGCtgtgtttggactttttaaGTCAGAGAAATGGCAGAGTAAAATCTCACATATAGTTGTGGATGAAGCTCACTGTGTAGTTCAATGGGGTCATGGATTCAGGGAAAAATTCACTGAACTTGTAAAGCTGAGGTCAATGTTTCCAAATGCAAAAATTTTGGCTTTGACTGCAACTGCTACAACCAAAATgcaaaatgaaataagaaaGCAGCTTGGAATGAAGAGCGCATTGACTGTCCAATCATCAATGGACCgaccaaatataaaattgacaTTGGTCAAAAGACCAGCTGGATGTGGTGGAAAAAACACTGTCCAGCAATCTTATGATTTTATCTACCAACCATTAATCGATGAACTACGGGCAGACAAGTCACGTTTTGATAGGACAAtagtttattcaaaaataaattggtgTGGCTATGGTTATGAGGAAGTGGTCAGGCCGTTGAAAAATGGAGACAAAGAGGACAATATTGAGAAATGTGTTGCCCAGTTTCACAGCCCATGTACATCAGAG aTGAAGAGCAAAGTTTTGAGCGACATGGCAAGTCCTGGAAGTCACCTTAAACTGCTTTTTGCAACCGAAGCATTTAGTATGGGAACAGATTCACCAAATGTCAGAAGGGTTATTCATGCTGGAGTTCCAAAAACACTAGAAA taTACATACAAGAAATAGGTAGAGCTGGAAGAGATGGTAAATCATCAACAGCAATTTTGTATTATAACAAGTCTGATATTTCACAAGCTGTTCCTGGTATGACAGATGGAATGCGAGACTATTGCAATTCAAAAACTTGTCGACGTGCCTACTTATGTGAACATTTTGGTTGTGAATTCAGTGAAATGATCTTCAAGCATGAATGTTGTGATTTATGTGAAATGGAATGCACATGTAATCAGTGTTCTGAAACAAATACTGAAATTCCAAGTGAAATGGAACAAACAGACAGTACCATTGATGTGCCACTATCTGCTACTGATGTTGGTTTAAAAGGTTCAATATTAGCAACTGTTATTGACTATTTTGAATCTGAAAATGATTGTCTTAACATGCCAAATGCTGCAATTTATACAGGTCTCACCAAAGAGCTTGCAAATTTGATATCTGAGAACTATCAAGCCTACATTTCTGGTACCATAATACTAAAACAATATCCTAAAATTGGTCCAGAAATTGCagaaaacatttcaattatTGTTCAAAGTATTGtgctaaacaattcaaactattAA